A DNA window from bacterium contains the following coding sequences:
- a CDS encoding ABC transporter permease → MAGKFLRFPRLSPIGRRRLENFRANRRGYWSLWIFLVIFTLSLFAEFLANDKPLLVRYDSRLYAPVFFSYPESDFGGIFDTEADYKDPSVKALIEERGWLLWPPIPFSYDTPNKELDVPVPSPPTRVNWLGTDDQGRDVTARLIYGFRISVLFGLCLTIISSIVGVAAGAVQGYFGGRTDLYLQRFIEIWSGLPVLYLLIILSSVVEPNFLLLLGLMLLFSWMGLVGIVRAEFLRARNFDYVRAARALGVSDAVIIWRHVLPNAMVATITFLPFILTSSITTLTSLDFLGFGMPPGSPSLGEILNQGKANLQAPWLGITSFVLLAFTLSLLIFIGEAARDAFDARKSIPNTTAENEELLQTVGKA, encoded by the coding sequence ATGGCGGGAAAATTCCTCCGCTTCCCGCGCCTCTCCCCCATCGGGCGAAGAAGGCTGGAGAATTTCCGGGCCAACAGGCGGGGCTACTGGTCGCTCTGGATATTCCTCGTAATCTTCACCCTCAGCCTCTTCGCGGAGTTTCTGGCCAACGACAAGCCGCTCCTCGTCCGGTACGACTCCAGGCTCTACGCGCCGGTCTTTTTCTCCTACCCCGAAAGCGACTTCGGAGGAATCTTCGACACCGAGGCGGACTACAAGGATCCTTCCGTCAAGGCGCTCATCGAGGAAAGGGGCTGGCTGCTCTGGCCGCCGATACCCTTCAGCTACGACACTCCCAACAAGGAGCTTGACGTCCCCGTCCCCTCGCCGCCGACGCGGGTGAACTGGCTCGGGACCGACGATCAGGGGCGCGACGTTACGGCGAGGCTGATTTACGGCTTTCGCATCTCGGTCCTCTTCGGCCTGTGCCTCACCATAATTTCATCGATCGTGGGCGTTGCGGCGGGGGCGGTGCAGGGGTACTTCGGCGGCAGGACGGATCTCTATCTCCAGAGGTTCATCGAGATATGGTCGGGGCTGCCCGTCCTCTACCTGCTGATAATCCTCTCTTCGGTGGTGGAGCCCAACTTCCTCCTCCTGCTGGGGCTGATGCTCCTCTTCAGCTGGATGGGGCTGGTGGGCATCGTCCGCGCGGAGTTTTTGCGGGCCCGCAACTTCGACTACGTGCGGGCCGCGAGGGCGCTGGGCGTCTCGGACGCGGTGATAATATGGCGTCACGTCCTCCCCAACGCGATGGTGGCGACGATAACCTTCCTGCCCTTCATCCTGACCAGTTCGATAACCACCCTCACCTCGCTGGATTTTCTCGGCTTCGGCATGCCCCCCGGCTCCCCCTCGCTCGGCGAGATACTTAATCAGGGGAAGGCGAACCTCCAGGCCCCCTGGCTTGGGATAACCTCCTTCGTCCTGCTGGCCTTCACCCTCTCGCTCCTGATTTTCATCGGCGAGGCCGCCCGCGACGCCTTCGACGCCCGAAAATCCATCCCCAACACCACGGCGGAAAACGAAGAGCTGCTTCAAACCGTGGGTAAAGCGTGA
- a CDS encoding ABC transporter substrate-binding protein, protein MPKRLFFAAAALLAALPAFAGTHALAMHGEPKYGPAFKHFAYVNPAAPKGGAMRTHAIGTFDNLNPFILKGVAPTGIGRTFDTLLVRSEDEPFTMYGLIAEAIEVPKDRSFVKFKLNPKATFSDGKPVTAEDVIFTFETLKEKGHPFYRAYYSSVKKAQKEGTNEVKFTFAEGDNRELPLIIGEMPVLSKSFFANRDFEKTTLDPLLGSGPYKVDSVDPGRSIVYRRNPSYWGKDLPVNVGKNNFDTIRVDYYRDQTVALEAFKAGEYDFRAENTAKTWATGYDFPAVKEGKVILKEIPHKNSSGMQGFAFNTRKALFADPKVRKALSYAFDFESANKQLFHNSYTRTDSYFDNSDLASTGLPTGEELEILKKYKGRIPGEVFTTEYQPPSFAGNDANEVNKKLRDNLLTAKNLLEEAGWKVVDGKLRNAGGEVFSFEILLENPAFERISLPFAKNLERLGIEAKVRTIDPTQYEKRMETFDFDMTVEVFGQSLSPGNEQRDFWTSKSAGINGSRNTIGVRDPVVDELVELVISAKSRESLVARTKALDRVLLYGYYVIPQWHISSWRVAYWNKFGIPPVTPPYELPVDAWWSLAAPK, encoded by the coding sequence ATGCCAAAGAGACTTTTTTTCGCCGCCGCCGCGCTTCTGGCGGCTCTGCCCGCTTTCGCCGGGACCCACGCGCTCGCCATGCACGGAGAGCCGAAGTACGGCCCGGCCTTCAAGCACTTCGCTTACGTGAACCCGGCCGCCCCGAAGGGCGGGGCAATGCGCACCCACGCGATAGGCACCTTCGACAACCTCAACCCCTTCATCCTCAAGGGGGTAGCGCCGACGGGCATCGGCAGGACCTTCGACACCCTTCTCGTCAGGTCCGAGGACGAGCCTTTCACGATGTACGGCCTCATAGCCGAAGCGATCGAGGTCCCGAAGGACCGCTCCTTCGTCAAATTCAAATTAAACCCCAAAGCGACCTTCTCCGATGGCAAGCCCGTTACCGCCGAGGACGTAATCTTCACCTTCGAGACGCTGAAAGAGAAGGGCCACCCCTTTTACCGCGCCTACTATTCCTCGGTTAAAAAAGCCCAGAAGGAAGGGACGAACGAGGTGAAGTTCACCTTCGCCGAGGGCGACAACCGCGAGCTTCCCCTGATAATCGGCGAAATGCCGGTGCTCTCGAAGAGCTTTTTCGCCAACCGGGATTTCGAGAAGACCACCCTCGACCCGCTGCTGGGCTCCGGCCCCTACAAGGTCGATTCCGTGGACCCCGGCCGCTCCATCGTCTACCGCAGAAACCCCTCCTACTGGGGAAAAGACCTGCCGGTCAACGTCGGCAAGAACAACTTCGACACGATACGGGTGGATTACTACAGGGACCAGACGGTGGCGCTTGAGGCCTTCAAGGCGGGCGAATACGACTTTCGCGCCGAGAACACCGCGAAGACCTGGGCGACCGGCTACGATTTCCCGGCGGTGAAGGAGGGGAAGGTAATATTGAAGGAGATTCCCCACAAGAACTCCAGCGGGATGCAGGGTTTCGCCTTCAACACCCGAAAAGCCCTTTTCGCCGATCCGAAGGTGCGAAAGGCCCTCTCCTACGCCTTCGATTTCGAGTCGGCCAACAAGCAGCTCTTCCATAACTCCTATACCCGCACCGACTCCTATTTCGACAACTCCGATCTGGCCTCAACCGGCCTGCCGACGGGCGAGGAACTTGAAATACTTAAAAAATACAAGGGGCGCATCCCCGGAGAGGTCTTCACCACGGAGTACCAGCCCCCCTCCTTCGCTGGGAACGACGCGAACGAGGTGAACAAGAAGCTGCGCGACAACCTCCTCACCGCCAAAAACCTCCTCGAAGAGGCGGGGTGGAAGGTGGTGGACGGAAAGCTCAGGAACGCCGGAGGAGAGGTATTTTCCTTCGAGATACTCCTCGAAAACCCCGCCTTCGAGCGCATCTCCCTACCCTTCGCCAAGAACCTCGAAAGGCTCGGCATCGAGGCGAAGGTGCGCACCATAGACCCGACCCAGTACGAAAAGCGGATGGAGACCTTCGACTTCGACATGACCGTCGAGGTCTTCGGCCAGTCCCTCTCGCCCGGCAACGAGCAGCGGGATTTCTGGACCTCTAAATCGGCCGGAATCAACGGGAGCCGCAACACCATCGGAGTCAGGGACCCGGTGGTGGACGAGCTGGTGGAACTGGTGATTTCCGCCAAGAGCCGCGAGAGCCTCGTCGCAAGGACGAAGGCGCTCGACCGCGTCCTCCTCTACGGCTATTACGTCATCCCCCAGTGGCACATATCCAGCTGGCGCGTGGCCTACTGGAACAAGTTCGGGATACCGCCGGTCACACCGCCCTACGAGCTTCCGGTGGACGCCTGGTGGTCGCTTGCGGCCCCGAAATAG
- a CDS encoding 3-deoxy-7-phosphoheptulonate synthase: MRPTEDVHVRSTTPIIAPEALKQVFPAPDGGFELVAKAREKVASVVHGEKSAVLAIVGPCSIHDPAAALDYAERLAKLSGELGGKVLVIMRAYFEKPRTAVGWKGLVNDPDLNESNRISKGLGVARRLLCEITAMGLPIATETLSPVYPQYFADLISWGSLGARTTQSQTHREMVSGLSFPVGFKNPTSGDLTVALDAMRSARSSHSFLGISHDGRTAIVETSGNRNGHLVLRGSDGGPNYGPSHMEEASRRLKEGSLPPGIIVDCSHGNSNKDYRRQEEALESVLKQISEGSGICGFMLESFLEPGSQKLADPKDLKYGVSITDACIDWATTERLLRRVGEVLG; encoded by the coding sequence ATGCGCCCGACGGAAGACGTTCACGTAAGATCGACAACCCCGATAATCGCGCCGGAGGCCTTAAAGCAGGTTTTCCCGGCTCCCGACGGGGGGTTTGAGCTGGTCGCGAAGGCCAGGGAGAAGGTGGCCTCCGTAGTCCACGGCGAAAAGTCCGCGGTTCTCGCCATCGTCGGCCCCTGCTCGATACACGATCCCGCGGCGGCCCTCGATTACGCGGAGAGGCTGGCGAAGCTCTCGGGCGAGCTCGGCGGAAAAGTCCTGGTCATCATGCGCGCCTACTTCGAGAAGCCGCGTACCGCCGTTGGGTGGAAGGGGCTCGTCAACGACCCCGACCTCAACGAATCCAACCGCATCTCAAAGGGCCTCGGCGTCGCCAGAAGGCTCCTTTGCGAGATAACGGCGATGGGACTTCCGATAGCCACCGAGACCCTGAGCCCCGTATATCCCCAGTATTTCGCCGATCTCATAAGCTGGGGGAGTCTCGGCGCGAGGACCACCCAGTCCCAGACCCACCGCGAGATGGTCAGCGGGCTCAGCTTCCCCGTTGGGTTCAAGAACCCGACCAGCGGAGACCTCACCGTCGCACTCGACGCCATGCGCTCCGCGAGGTCCAGCCACAGCTTTCTGGGCATAAGCCACGACGGGCGAACCGCGATAGTCGAAACCTCGGGCAACCGCAACGGGCACCTTGTCCTTCGCGGCAGCGACGGCGGCCCCAATTACGGCCCCTCCCACATGGAGGAGGCCTCGCGCAGATTGAAGGAAGGGTCGCTGCCCCCCGGAATAATCGTCGATTGCAGCCACGGCAACTCGAACAAGGACTACAGGCGGCAGGAAGAGGCGCTGGAGAGCGTACTGAAGCAGATATCCGAGGGTTCCGGCATTTGCGGCTTCATGCTCGAAAGTTTCCTTGAACCGGGGAGCCAGAAACTCGCCGACCCGAAGGACCTGAAATACGGAGTTTCCATAACCGACGCCTGTATTGACTGGGCCACTACCGAGAGACTGCTCAGGAGAGTCGGAGAAGTTTTGGGTTAA
- the ptsP gene encoding phosphoenolpyruvate--protein phosphotransferase, translating into MTENKELILLEEISFTIAETKEIQKALERVVELISTRLRVDVVSIFFFEEGELVLKATRGLLPLALKKVRMTPWEGLTGLTFRQNAPVNVEDAGSHPDFKYFDGISENALSSFLGIPVLYFGNPIGVLSLQTKERRFFTPDEVRMLVAVAGQLSGVMASAMLSAKTASHAKRPSPRAEQPGFLKGTPASPGFGRGRLLIMKEKMDLDAMGECPCASVEEGLGRFEEAMEKAEGDIAALRDKVSGALSEADGEIFHAHLLMLQDKGLRDKVKSRISEGEGPVRAVVGVAHEYIDAFLAMEDTFLRDRAADIRDLAHRIIGHLMMEEAQKPKSFQEPTIVLASDTTPSQIAALIQPGLKGVALTQSGLNSHAVILCRAAGVPAIVGIDGDLNGLEEVRSAILDGNTGMLYLEPGEAVSEEYERLEKEMQSAGAKLRAHLKKPSRTKDGEYITLKGNAALLSDAPRIKERGAEGIGLYRTEFPFLVRQDLPSEQAQYEVYSRAVKIMQGLPVTFRTLDIGGDKPLPYLPLGHEENPQMGFRSLRMSFGLKEVFCEQVRAMLRASAHGPVNILFPMVTDLAELQWALEIVEEEKKKTGRDSAGNVSVGAMIEVPAAAIMFDKLLPFADFFSIGTNDLTQYLLAVDRGNRKVAHIYDPMHPAVLRTLWDLSKRAKKAKKPLSVCGELAATPVGAAALLALGYTEISVTPSAILKIRRFIQCVNASELVKIRGKLLRAGSAPETKEIIQKALRAQSLPETLLL; encoded by the coding sequence TTGACTGAAAACAAGGAACTGATCCTCCTGGAGGAAATATCCTTCACCATCGCGGAGACGAAGGAGATTCAAAAAGCCCTCGAAAGAGTGGTCGAACTGATCTCCACGCGGCTTCGGGTGGATGTCGTCTCGATATTCTTCTTCGAGGAGGGCGAGCTTGTCCTTAAGGCGACGCGGGGACTTCTCCCCCTGGCGCTCAAAAAGGTCAGAATGACCCCGTGGGAGGGCCTCACCGGCCTCACCTTCAGGCAAAACGCCCCCGTAAACGTGGAGGACGCCGGTTCCCACCCCGATTTCAAATACTTCGATGGGATAAGCGAAAACGCCCTTTCCAGCTTTCTGGGCATTCCGGTTCTCTACTTCGGAAACCCGATCGGGGTTCTCTCCCTCCAGACGAAGGAAAGAAGGTTCTTCACCCCTGACGAGGTGAGAATGCTTGTCGCCGTCGCCGGGCAGCTTTCCGGGGTAATGGCCTCGGCCATGCTCTCGGCGAAGACCGCCTCGCATGCGAAAAGGCCCTCTCCCCGCGCCGAACAGCCGGGGTTTCTAAAGGGCACTCCCGCCAGCCCCGGCTTCGGCCGCGGCCGCCTCCTGATCATGAAGGAGAAGATGGACCTCGACGCGATGGGCGAATGCCCCTGCGCCTCGGTGGAGGAGGGGCTCGGCCGCTTCGAGGAGGCGATGGAGAAGGCCGAGGGAGACATCGCCGCCCTGCGGGACAAGGTCAGCGGGGCGCTGAGCGAGGCCGACGGAGAGATTTTCCACGCCCACCTCCTGATGCTTCAGGACAAGGGGCTCCGGGACAAGGTAAAAAGCCGCATCTCGGAGGGGGAGGGGCCCGTCCGGGCCGTGGTCGGGGTTGCCCACGAGTACATTGACGCCTTTCTTGCGATGGAGGATACCTTCCTTCGCGACAGGGCGGCCGACATCCGCGACCTGGCCCACCGGATTATCGGCCACCTGATGATGGAGGAGGCGCAAAAGCCCAAATCCTTTCAGGAGCCGACCATCGTCCTCGCCTCCGATACCACCCCTTCGCAGATAGCAGCCCTCATCCAGCCCGGCCTGAAGGGCGTCGCCCTTACCCAGAGCGGCCTCAATTCCCACGCGGTGATACTCTGCCGGGCGGCGGGAGTCCCCGCCATCGTCGGGATAGACGGCGACCTGAATGGACTGGAGGAGGTCAGGAGCGCGATTCTGGACGGGAACACCGGCATGCTCTACCTCGAACCGGGAGAAGCGGTAAGCGAGGAGTACGAGCGTCTGGAAAAAGAGATGCAAAGCGCCGGGGCAAAGCTTCGCGCGCATCTTAAAAAGCCTTCCCGGACGAAGGACGGAGAATATATCACCCTCAAGGGCAACGCGGCCCTCCTCAGCGACGCTCCGAGGATAAAGGAGAGAGGCGCGGAAGGAATCGGCCTCTACCGTACGGAGTTCCCCTTCCTCGTGAGGCAGGATCTGCCCAGCGAGCAGGCCCAGTACGAGGTCTATTCCCGCGCGGTGAAGATAATGCAGGGCCTTCCGGTGACCTTCCGCACCCTCGACATAGGCGGCGACAAGCCCCTTCCCTACCTCCCCCTCGGCCACGAAGAGAATCCCCAGATGGGTTTTCGCTCCCTGCGCATGAGCTTCGGCCTCAAGGAGGTCTTTTGCGAGCAGGTGCGGGCAATGCTCCGGGCCAGCGCCCACGGCCCGGTGAATATCCTTTTTCCCATGGTGACGGACCTCGCCGAACTGCAATGGGCGCTTGAAATCGTGGAGGAGGAAAAGAAGAAAACCGGGCGCGATTCTGCCGGAAACGTGAGCGTGGGCGCGATGATAGAGGTGCCCGCCGCCGCGATAATGTTCGACAAGCTCCTGCCCTTCGCGGATTTCTTTTCCATAGGCACCAACGACCTCACCCAGTACCTTCTCGCCGTAGATCGGGGCAACCGCAAGGTAGCGCACATTTACGACCCGATGCACCCGGCGGTGCTCCGCACCCTCTGGGATCTTTCCAAAAGGGCGAAGAAGGCAAAAAAGCCCCTCAGCGTCTGCGGCGAGCTGGCGGCCACCCCCGTCGGCGCCGCCGCCCTCCTCGCCCTCGGCTACACGGAAATTTCAGTCACCCCTTCGGCGATCCTCAAGATCCGCCGCTTCATCCAGTGCGTCAACGCCTCCGAACTGGTTAAAATCAGGGGGAAACTCCTTCGGGCGGGGTCCGCCCCGGAAACGAAGGAGATAATCCAAAAGGCGCTTCGGGCACAGAGCCTTCCTGAAACTCTTCTTCTGTGA
- a CDS encoding class 1 isoprenoid biosynthesis enzyme — protein MTLSPVFRDLEKLNMVIEALGEEEFADALAIQKGAVGRLYADLPLIIDSTRLDPVLVRELAPEDDSEFAQRYFFITLFTLILKSLGISRTRLDFYAELNYCIMGTTAAADNLFDGEDKAFLPIAQGGGSVYHSVLQLMCFERLVAKIGSRAVAKGILDEQLFSEIQKGLLDKLAAIGSLEGSEESGVEDIPSPEEMVKKVHGVRGGMLFGLATVAPSILEGEDLFAELAEAAQAIKDLGTAFQIIDDITDFEFDLTRKSHNILVSQIHHRGTPEEKAALKRAIETSPEGEDFVEKYAMASGVRALEMAVELIGGSVEKLCDLEFSLDKPMSRDLAVCFASTRGTPRLQALADMLEE, from the coding sequence ATGACCCTCTCTCCAGTTTTCCGGGACCTTGAAAAACTCAATATGGTGATAGAAGCGCTCGGCGAAGAGGAATTCGCCGACGCCCTCGCCATACAGAAGGGCGCGGTCGGCAGGCTCTACGCCGATCTGCCCCTCATAATCGACTCCACCCGGCTCGACCCTGTGCTTGTGCGCGAGCTCGCCCCCGAGGACGATTCCGAGTTCGCCCAGAGGTACTTCTTCATCACCCTTTTCACCCTGATACTCAAATCCCTCGGCATCAGCCGGACGCGGCTTGATTTTTACGCGGAGCTCAACTACTGCATCATGGGCACCACCGCAGCCGCCGACAACCTCTTCGACGGCGAGGACAAGGCCTTTTTGCCCATCGCGCAGGGCGGGGGAAGCGTCTATCACTCGGTGCTGCAATTGATGTGTTTCGAGAGGCTGGTGGCAAAGATCGGCTCAAGGGCGGTAGCGAAGGGGATTCTGGACGAACAGCTCTTCTCCGAGATCCAGAAGGGCCTTCTGGACAAGCTGGCGGCAATCGGCTCTCTCGAAGGCTCGGAGGAAAGCGGGGTCGAGGATATCCCCTCCCCCGAGGAGATGGTCAAGAAGGTTCACGGCGTTCGCGGGGGGATGCTCTTCGGCCTCGCCACCGTGGCCCCCTCCATCCTTGAAGGGGAAGACCTCTTCGCCGAGTTGGCGGAGGCGGCCCAGGCGATAAAAGACCTCGGCACCGCCTTTCAGATAATCGACGACATAACCGATTTCGAGTTCGACCTGACCAGAAAGAGCCACAACATCCTCGTCTCCCAGATACACCACCGGGGAACCCCCGAAGAGAAGGCCGCCCTCAAGCGCGCGATAGAGACTTCGCCGGAGGGGGAGGATTTCGTGGAGAAGTACGCTATGGCCTCTGGCGTCCGCGCCCTCGAAATGGCGGTGGAACTTATCGGCGGCTCCGTCGAGAAGCTCTGCGACCTCGAATTCTCACTGGACAAGCCCATGTCCCGCGACCTCGCGGTCTGCTTCGCCTCGACCAGAGGCACGCCGAGACTTCAAGCCCTCGCCGACATGCTGGAAGAGTAG
- a CDS encoding ABC transporter ATP-binding protein, with the protein MTAPLLEVKDLSVSFHTPYGEVVAVRKVSFSLKKGETLALVGESGSGKSVSALSILKLLPYAQASHPSGEILFDGEDILKAPQERLQKVRGGRIGMVFQEPMTSLNPLHRVGRQISETLVIHRGMRPGEARRKSLELLSLVGIPDPETKIDAFPHELSGGQRQRVMIAMALANEPDLLIADEPTTALDVTIQAQILNLLKDLQKRFGMAVLIITHDLGIVERFADRVAVMTGGEIVEEGKTANVFASPRHPYTQKLLSSELGFNPDEPPPDSDIVISGEKVKVWFPIKKGFFRKVAGYVKAVEEVDVEVRRGHTLGIVGESGSGKTTLALALSRLLSSEGAITLGGRRIDALGRRELRPLRREIQIVFQDPFGSLSPRLSAREIIEEGLLVHNIGATPEERDALVVEALEQVGMDPASRFRYPHEFSGGQRQRIAIARALVLKPSVLILDEPTSALDRSVQAKLVELLRGLKKRLGLTYLFISHDLKVVRALADEIVVMKDGLIVEKGPAKKVFEEPEHPYTRKLLLAALKIEAG; encoded by the coding sequence GTGACCGCGCCCCTTCTGGAGGTAAAAGACCTCTCCGTCAGCTTTCACACCCCCTACGGCGAGGTCGTGGCGGTCAGGAAAGTCTCCTTCTCCCTGAAAAAGGGGGAGACGCTGGCGCTTGTGGGCGAATCGGGCTCCGGCAAATCGGTCTCCGCCCTCTCGATACTGAAACTTCTGCCCTACGCGCAGGCGAGCCACCCCTCGGGCGAGATACTCTTCGATGGCGAGGATATCCTGAAAGCGCCGCAGGAGCGGCTTCAAAAGGTGCGCGGCGGGCGCATCGGCATGGTCTTTCAGGAGCCGATGACCTCCCTGAACCCCCTCCACCGCGTCGGGAGGCAGATAAGCGAGACCCTGGTCATCCACCGGGGGATGCGCCCCGGGGAGGCGAGACGAAAATCGCTCGAACTTCTCTCCCTCGTCGGCATCCCCGACCCTGAGACGAAGATCGACGCCTTCCCCCACGAGTTATCCGGAGGCCAGCGCCAGCGGGTTATGATCGCGATGGCGCTGGCCAACGAGCCGGACCTCCTCATAGCCGACGAGCCGACCACCGCGCTCGACGTGACCATTCAGGCGCAGATACTGAACCTTTTAAAAGACCTCCAGAAGCGCTTCGGCATGGCGGTGCTCATCATCACCCACGATCTCGGCATCGTGGAGCGGTTCGCCGACAGGGTAGCCGTGATGACCGGCGGCGAGATCGTCGAGGAAGGCAAAACCGCCAACGTCTTCGCCTCCCCCCGCCATCCCTACACGCAAAAGCTCCTCTCCTCGGAGCTGGGGTTCAACCCCGACGAGCCGCCCCCGGACTCCGATATCGTAATCTCCGGCGAGAAAGTTAAAGTCTGGTTCCCGATAAAGAAGGGGTTTTTCCGGAAGGTCGCGGGGTACGTAAAGGCGGTTGAGGAGGTGGACGTGGAGGTGCGGCGCGGACACACGCTGGGCATCGTAGGCGAATCCGGCTCCGGCAAGACCACCCTCGCCCTCGCCCTCTCGCGGCTCCTTAGCTCCGAGGGGGCGATAACCCTTGGAGGCCGCAGGATTGACGCGCTTGGGCGAAGAGAGCTTCGGCCTCTCCGGCGGGAGATCCAGATAGTCTTTCAGGACCCCTTCGGCAGCCTTTCGCCGCGCCTCTCGGCAAGGGAGATAATCGAAGAGGGGCTCCTCGTCCACAACATCGGAGCCACCCCGGAAGAGAGGGACGCGCTGGTCGTCGAGGCGCTCGAACAGGTGGGGATGGACCCGGCCAGCAGGTTTCGCTACCCGCATGAGTTTTCCGGCGGGCAGCGGCAGAGGATAGCGATAGCTCGGGCGCTCGTGCTCAAGCCCTCGGTGCTCATCCTCGACGAGCCCACCTCGGCGCTCGACCGCTCGGTGCAGGCGAAGCTCGTCGAGCTTTTGCGCGGCCTCAAAAAGCGCCTCGGCCTCACCTACCTCTTCATCTCCCACGATCTGAAAGTAGTCAGGGCGCTCGCCGACGAGATAGTCGTAATGAAAGACGGTCTCATCGTCGAAAAAGGCCCCGCCAAAAAGGTCTTTGAGGAGCCGGAGCACCCCTACACCAGAAAACTCCTCCTCGCGGCGCTCAAGATCGAGGCGGGGTAG
- a CDS encoding microcin C ABC transporter permease YejB translates to MLAYVARRLLLIIPTLVGIMLLNFLIVQAAPGGPVEQIISQLKGKGVGATARVGGSSGSEAGGVSSAPPGADSSRGARGIDPALIKQLEKQFGLDKPVGERFLLMMKNYLVFDFGNSFYRDRSVAELVIEKLPVSISLGLWSTFLIYFISIPLGIAKAVRDGSRFDVATSMAVIVGYAVPAFLFGILLIVLFAGGTFLNWFPLRGIVSENWSSLSPGGKILDYFWHMALPTTAMVVGGFASLTMLTKNSFMDEIHKQYVTTARAKGLSEQKILYGHVFRNAMLIVVAGFPAAFVSIFFTGSLLIEVIFSLDGLGLLGFEAAISRDYPVMFGTLYFFTLLGLVMNLVSDLTYMFIDPRIDFEKREG, encoded by the coding sequence TTGCTGGCCTACGTAGCGAGACGCCTGCTGCTCATAATCCCCACGCTTGTGGGGATTATGCTGCTCAATTTCCTGATCGTGCAGGCCGCCCCCGGCGGGCCGGTCGAGCAGATAATCTCGCAGCTCAAGGGAAAGGGCGTCGGCGCAACCGCCCGCGTCGGCGGCTCTTCCGGCTCCGAGGCGGGAGGAGTCTCCTCGGCTCCGCCCGGAGCGGATTCCAGCAGGGGCGCGAGGGGCATCGATCCGGCGCTCATCAAACAGCTCGAAAAACAGTTCGGCCTCGACAAGCCGGTCGGCGAGCGTTTTTTGCTGATGATGAAGAACTATCTGGTCTTCGACTTCGGCAATAGCTTCTACCGCGACCGCTCGGTCGCGGAACTGGTGATAGAGAAGCTCCCCGTCTCGATCTCTCTCGGCCTCTGGTCCACCTTCCTCATCTACTTCATCTCGATACCGCTCGGCATAGCCAAAGCGGTGCGCGACGGCTCGCGCTTCGACGTGGCGACCAGCATGGCGGTGATCGTGGGCTACGCGGTGCCCGCCTTTCTCTTCGGCATCCTCCTGATCGTCCTCTTCGCGGGCGGCACCTTCCTGAACTGGTTTCCCCTGCGCGGAATAGTCTCGGAGAACTGGTCCTCCCTCTCGCCCGGCGGAAAGATTCTCGACTATTTCTGGCACATGGCCCTGCCGACGACGGCTATGGTGGTGGGCGGCTTCGCCAGCCTGACGATGCTTACCAAAAACTCCTTCATGGACGAGATACACAAGCAGTACGTCACCACCGCTAGGGCGAAGGGGCTCTCCGAGCAAAAAATCCTCTACGGCCACGTCTTTAGGAACGCGATGCTCATCGTCGTGGCCGGTTTCCCCGCGGCTTTCGTCTCGATCTTCTTCACCGGCTCGCTGCTCATCGAGGTCATCTTCTCTCTCGACGGCCTCGGCCTCCTCGGCTTCGAGGCGGCGATAAGCCGCGACTACCCGGTGATGTTCGGCACCCTCTACTTCTTCACCCTTCTCGGCCTTGTGATGAACCTCGTCAGCGACCTGACCTACATGTTCATCGACCCGAGGATAGATTTCGAGAAGAGGGAGGGCTGA